Proteins encoded in a region of the Globicephala melas chromosome 1, mGloMel1.2, whole genome shotgun sequence genome:
- the DDI2 gene encoding protein DDI1 homolog 2 isoform X1, with product MSSLPTSDGFNHQAHPSGQSPEIGNPSRLAHSVSASVCPVEPSDPDSIEPKALKALKASAEFQVTCEKKEHPPLQDLSDCASSADSAPADQRPAMPLQNSLEEAIVAGNLEKSAERSTQGLTSHLHTRQEVSLSVTGMEEPQRLKDEKGWHPEYQDLSQASGLQQHEEPRTGQHEVIRQNAPHDRARLCNTGDLELLGERQQDQQRSIGSEATMEGDRLEQTVDLSGTEKNILPSGCFGCSSSETLMEVDIVEQSLAAVLNSAGGQNTSVKNIGASDLTLDNPLMEVETSKCNPSSEILSNSISTQDLQLPESNVEMSGTNKEYGSCPSSLVSLCGSCQPSIESTEESCSSVTAALKELHELLVISSKPASENTSEEVICQSETVTEGQTGIKDLSERWTQNEHLTATQSKHCSQVSFHQATSVTVKTEELTYTSTDAGVEDEENINFRGPGDGVLTDREGVPKSKESVNESSSVTVASAETSNQLHCTFGAEISPRLLAGEEDALNQTSEHTESLSSSFILVKDLGQGTRNPVTDRPETRENVCSEAAGPLLEFVPPTSQPSSSPSFLAPLIFPAADIDRILRAGFTLQEALGALHRVGGNADLALLVLLAKNIVVPT from the coding sequence ATGTCATCATTACCAACTTCAGATGGATTTAACCATCAAGCCCATCCTTCAGGACAGAGTCCTGAGATTGGTAATCCTTCACGTCTTGCTCACTCTGTCTCTGCTTCAGTCTGCCCTGTTGAGCCCAGCGACCCAGACAGCATTGAACCTAAAGCTCTGAAGGCTTTGAAGGCTTCAGCTGAATTCCAGGTAACCTGTGAAAAGAAAGAACATCCTCCTCTACAGGATCTTTCTGATTGTGCTTCTTCAGCAGACAGTGCTCCAGCAGACCAGAGGCCAGCTATGCCTTTGCAGAATTCACTCGAAGAAGCCATTGTTGCAGGTAATCTAGAGAAATCTGCTGAAAGAAGCACCCAGGGCCTCACATCTCATCTCCACACCAGACAGGAAGTTAGTTTATCTGTCACTGGGATGGAAGAACCACAGAGGCTTAAAGATGAAAAGGGTTGGCATCCAGAATATCAGGACCTGAGTCAAGCGAGTGGCCTTCAGCAGCATGAAGAACCGAGGACTGGACAGCATGAGGTTATACGGCAGAATGCTCCCCATGACCGAGCACGTCTCTGTAACACAGGGGACCTTGAACTTCTTGGAGAAAGGCAACAGGATCAACAAAGAAGTATCGGTTCGGAAGCTACAATGGAAGGAGACAGGCTAGAGCAGACTGTGGACCTTTCGGgtacagagaaaaatattctaCCTTCAGGGTGCTTTGGCTGCTCAAGTTCAGAAACACTTATGGAAGTAGATATAGTTGAACAGTCCCTAGCTGCTGTGCTCAATTCAGCAGGTGGTCAGAATACCAGTGTCAAGAACATCGGTGCATCTGATCTCACCTTAGATAATCCCTTGATGGAAGTAGAAACATCAAAATGTAacccttcctctgaaattttgaGTAATTCCATTTCCACTCAGGATTTACAGCTTCCAGAAAGTAATGTTGAAATGTCTGGAACAAATAAAGAATACGGGAGTTGCCCCTCCTCTTTAGTAAGTCTCTGTGGCAGTTGTCAGCCATCCATAGAGTCCACAGAGGAATCTTGCTCATCTGTAACGGCAGCCTTGAAGGAACTTCATGAACTTTTGGTCATTAGTAGTAAACCAGCTTCAGAAAACACATCGGAAGAAGTTATCTGTCAATCAGAGACAGTAACTGAGGGCCAAACAGGTATTAAGGACCTTTCTGAGAGATGGACCCAAAATGAGCATCTTACAGCTACCCAGAGCAAACACTGTTCACAGGTCTCCTTTCATCAGGCCACATCTGTAACAGTGAAGACAGAAGAATTAACATACACTTCAACTGACGCTGGAGtagaagatgaagaaaatattaacttCAGGGGTCCAGGTGATGGCGTATTAACTGATAGGGAAGGTGTCCCCAAGTCTAAGGAGTCAGTAAATGAGAGCAGTTCTGTCACTGTAGCCTCAGCTGAAACGTCCAATCAACTACATTGCACCTTTGGTGCAGAAATTTCACCCAGACTTTTAGCAGGTGAGGAGGATGCACTCAATCAGACTTCTGAGCACACTGAGTCCTTGTCATCCAGTTTCATATTGGTTAAAGATTTGGGCCAGGGCACACGGAATCCAGTGACAGACAGGCCTGAGACTAGAGAAAATGTCTGTTCTGAAGCTGCAGGGCCACTTCTAGAATTCGTACCACCTACCAGCCAGCCATCATCAAGTCCCTCCTTTCTTGCACCATTAATTTTTCCTGCTGCGGACATTGACCGGATTCTCCGTGCCGGCTTTACTTTGCAGGAAGCTCTTGGGGCTTTGCATCGAGTTGGTGGAAATGCAGACCTTGCACTTCTTGTTTTGCTAGCAAAGAACATTGTAGTTCCTACATAA